Proteins co-encoded in one Aspergillus flavus chromosome 2, complete sequence genomic window:
- a CDS encoding nucleotide-diphospho-sugar transferase, which translates to MLQVPVREHTNVASTKAIILVGGPSRGTRFRPLSLDLPKPLFEVAGHPIIYHGLKALAKIPDIRDVYLVGYYDETVFRDFIKDSTKEFPQFRIQYLREYTSLGTAGGLYHFRDAILKGKPERIFVLNADVCCSFPLGEMLRLFEEKDAEAVILGTRVNNDAATNFGCIVSDSHTKRVLHYVEKPESHISNLINCGVYLFATECIFPSIRSAIKRRTTRPRLVSYPSSENLESSFVAAEEDSEKSEVLRLEQDILSDLADSNRFFVHETKDFWRQIKTAGSAVPANALYLQKAFQAQSDELTPPSATIVPPVFIHPSATVDPTAKLGPNVSIGPRAVVGAGARVKDSIVLEDAEIKHDACVMHSIIGWSSRVGAWARVEGTPIANGTHSTSIVKHGIKVQSITILGKECAVGDEVRVQNCVCLPYKELKRDVANEVIM; encoded by the exons ATGCTTCAAGTACCAGTGCGGGAACATACCAACGTGGCCTCCACCAAGGCTATTATCTTG GTCGGTGGTCCATCCAGAGGAACCCGTTTCAGGCCTCTGTCCCTCGATTTGCCCAAG CCTCTTTTCGAAGTTGCCGGACATCCTATCATCTATCACGGCCTTAAAGCCCTCGCAAAGATCCCCGATATCCGAGATGTGTACCTAGTCGGCTACTACGATGAAACGGTCTTTCGCGACTTCATCAAAGACTCCACCAAGGAGTTCCCTCAATTCCGCATTCAATATCTGCGCGAATACACATCTCTAGGTACCGCTGGCGGTCTTTACCACTTCCGCGATGCCATTCTCAAGGGCAAACCGGAGCGCATCTTCGTACTTAATGCCGACGTCTGTTGCTCTTTCCCTCTTGGGGAGATGCTGAGGCTGTTTGAGGAGAAGGATGCGGAGGCTGTTATTCTTGGAACCAGGGTGAACAATGATGCTGCCACCAACTTCGGATGCATAGTTTCCGATTCGCATACCAAGCGAGTGCTTCACTATGTCGAGAAACCCGAATCGCATATCTCCAACCTCATTAACTGCGGTGTATATCTGTTTGCGACCGAGTgcattttcccttccattcgCAGTGCCATCAAGCGCCGCACCACCAGGCCTCGTCTGGTATCTTACCCGTCCTCTGAGAATCTGGAGTCGTCCTTCGTCGCTGCTGAGGAAGACTCGGAAAAGAGCGAAGTTCTTCGCCTGGAGCAGGATATTCTGTCAGACCTTGCCGACAGCAACCGCTTTTTCGTCCACGAAACGAAAGACTTCTGGCGCCAGATTAAGACTGCCGGCTCTGCCGTCCCTGCCAACGCTCTCTACCTCCAGAAGGCCTTCCAGGCCCAATCCGACGAACTTACCCCTCCTTCCGCGACCATTGTTCCCCCAGTTTTCATCCACCCCTCCGCAACTGTTGATCCCACGGCAAAGCTTGGACCCAATGTCTCAATTGGACCCCGTGCAGTTGTGGGTGCAGGAGCACGTGTTAAAGATTCAATCGTGCTCGAGGATGCTGAGATTAAACATGACGCTTGTGTGATGCACTCGATCATAGGATGGAGCAGCCGGGTCGGTGCCTGGGCCCGTGTCGAGGGTACCCCTATCGCGAATGGAACCCATTCTACCAGCATCGTGAAGCACGGCATCAAGGTACAGAGCATCACCATCCTGGGTAAGGAATGCGCCGTTGGTGATGAA